The segment CTCCGACCGGCCGGTGGAGCGGGACGCCTTGGCCCAGGTCGAGGAGCTGGGCCGGCGCAGCGTCGAGGAGATCCGCCGGGTGGTCGGCCTGCTGCGCCCGGACGACAGCGACGGGCTGGGGCCGGCGCCGTCGCTGCGCCGCCTCGACGACCTGCTCGACCACGTGCGGGCGGCGGGCCTCGAGGTGGACCTGACGATCAGCGGCGATCCGGCGGAGCTGCCGGCCGCGCTGGACATGTCCGCCTACCGGGTCACCCAGGAAGCGCTGACGAATGTGCTGCGGCACGCCGAGGCGAGTAGGGCGGCCGTCGAGGTCGCGTACCGGAAGAACGAGGTGGAATTGACCGTGACCGACAATGGCCGCGGAACCGGCGCACCCACCGGAAAGGCCGGCGGTCACGGCCTGGTCGGCATGCGCGAGCGGGTCGGCCTGTTCGGCGGCCGGCTGCAGACCGGGCCGCGCGACGAGGGCGGCTACCGGGTGAACGCCACGTTCCCGCTGGAGGTGGCCCGATGATCCGGGTGCTGCTCGCCGACGACGAGGCGATCATGCGGGCCGGCCTGCGGATGCTCCTCTCCGACGAGGCGGACATGGAGGTCGTCGGCGAGGCCGCCGACGGCAACGAGGCGGTCCGGCAGGTCGAGAAACTGCAGCCCGACGTCGTCCTGATGGACGCTCGCATGCCCGGCCTGGACGGCATCGGCGCGGCCCGGCAGATAGCCGAGAAACACCCGGGGGTACGGGTACTCGTGCTCACCACCTTCGACGAGGAGGTCCTGGTCGACGGCGCCCTGCGGGCCGGAGTCGCCGGTTTCCTGCTGAAGGTGTCGCCACCCGAGCAGCTGCTCGACGCGCTGCGCGAGGTGGCGGCCGGGCGCGGACTGCTCGACCCGGCGGTGGTCCCGCGGATCATCACCCGTTACGCCGGCACCCCGCAGGCCCGGCGCCGCGACCCGGCGCTGGACCAGCTCACCCCGCGCGAGGCCGAGGTGCTGGCCCTGGTCGGGCGCGGCCTGTCGAACACCGAGATCGCCGCCGCCTTGCATCTCGGCGAGACGACGGTGAAGACCCACCTGGGCCGCGCGCTGGACAAGCTGGGCCTGCGCGATCGGGCGAAAGCCATTGCGTACGCGTACTCCAGCGGCCTGATCATCCCGGGCGAGGGGTGAGACGCGACGACCGATTCCCGCCAGACGCCCGCCGCCGGGCCGCCGACGATGAGGACATGAGTTACCGCATCGACGCCATTCCCAGCTCTGTTCTCGACGAGGTCCGCGCCAGTGGCCTCGACGCCTCGGGCAATCCCGCGGAGGGAGTCATGGCCTCCGGCGGCGAGCCGCTGCGCTGTTGTCACCGCGACGCCACGGCCGGCGAGGACCTGATCCTGTTCGGCTACGAACCGCCGCTGCCGGCCAGCCCATACCGGGAGATCGGCGCGGTCTTCACCCACGCCGCACCCTGCGCCGGGCCGCCGTCGGATTCGCGCTACCCGGCGGCGTGGCGCGGGCGGCCGCAGATCCTGCGTGCGTATGACGCCCGAGGCTGGATCCACCCGGCGACCAGGGTCGACGACGGCACCGACCCGGAGGCGGCGATCGAGGCCATCCTCGCCGATCCGGCCGTGACGCTGATCCACACCCGCAACGTCGCCTACGGCTGTTTCATGCTCGCGATCGTCCCTGATCGCTGACGCGACGCCGCGAGAGCGCATGCCCGATCGCTGACCTGGATCAGCCGCAGCACTTCCCCGTTCGCTCATCCGGCTCAGCGCGCCGGGCAAGCCTGTTCGCTGACCTGGCTCAGCGCGGCCCCGGGGAGCAGCGTGTGGCTCTACCATCGCCGGGTGCGCATCGTGTGGACCACCGATCAGGGCCCCGATCCGGCGTTGCGGCAGGTGTTCCGGGCAGCGCAGCCGTCCGCGGTTGCCGCCGCGGTCGTGGACGGCCGCGAGGTCGTGGTGACGCTGGTGGACGAGCACGAGGACTTCGACTGCGAGCTCGGCGAACTGCACTTCGAGCGGTGCCCGGAACCGGGCCTGCGGGTCTGGGACCGGGCGACCGGCACCCTGATCCGTACGGTGTCCGGCGTCTGCGACAACGGCACGGGCTATCCGGCGCTGCTGGCCGTCGTGGAGATGGACGGGCACCCGCTGGCCGTGGTCGGGGACTGGGCCCGGCCGCCGAAGCTGGTCGACCTCGCCGCCGGGCGCCGGATCGGGTCTCTCGCCGGGCATGACGACACGGTCCAGGTGCAGGGCATCGCTGTCGACGGCACTGTGGTGGTCACCGCGGGTTGGGACGGGGTTCTGCGCAGCACCGATTTGTCTACCGGCCGAACCCAGGCGATCCACACTGGCGAACGGATGAACGCGGTCGCCGTCGTGCGGATCGACGGCCGGCCGGTCGCTGTCGCGGGCCGCGACACTCTCTCGCTATGGGACGTTGCCGATGGCTCCCGGCTGGGCGTCCTCGAACCGGCCGGCGACTCGGCCATCACGGCTCTTGCCACCTGGCCAGCCGCCGGCCCCGCGGCCCACGCCGGTCCTCCGGCCGCCGGTCTTCCGGCCGCCGCTGGCCCTGGCGGCCCGCGCGCTGCCGTTGGCTCCGATGGTCCGCGCGCTGCCACTAGCGCCCGGAGCTTGTCCCCGGAAACCGGCTCCGGCGGCCTGGTCGCAGCTCGGGACACCGGCGGCGGCATCGTCGTCTGGGATATCGCCACCGGTCGGCAGCGGCGGCTGGGTATCGGCCCGCTGCGGCTACCCGGTGACATCGCCGCGGTCACCGGGCTCGGTGGCGAGCGGTTGGTCGCCGTCGACGACGGGGAGGCGATCGCGGTGTGGGACGTCGACGCCGGAACGCCGCTGCGGGCTCCACTGACCGGGCCGGTCAGCCAGGCCCGCCTCACCGCTGCCGGGCCGGGCACGTTGCTCGCCGGTTCGGCCACCGACGACATGGTGTCGGTGTGGCATCTGGGAGCCGACTCGGCTGGGGACGACAGGGTGCCGGTCTTCGAGCTCGAAGCCGACTCAGCCGCGGACGACATCGTGTCGGAGCGGCAGCTTGAAGCCGCTCCATCCGGCGGCGCGACCGACATTCGGTGTCTCGCTGTGACTCCCGATGGCTGGGTGGTGGCGGGTGGCTCCGACGGCGTGCTGCGGCGGTGGCGTGCGGCCGACGGTCAACCCGATCCCGTCGCAGCTGGAAAGCTGCCGGGCCGGGTGAACGTGGTCCGGGCCGTCGAAAACAGCGGCCGCGTTCAGCTCGTTGCGGCCGGTGGCGACCTGCACGGCGTCCAGGACGGATTGCTGCACCGGTGGGTCGACGGCCGGGCCGCGCCGCCCGTCGAGGTGGATCATCGCGGCGAGGTGAAGATCATCGTGCCGTACGGGCCGCTGCTGCTGACCGGCGGGACGGACGGGCTGATCCACGTCATCGACTTGCGAACCGGGCAGCGGCAGGCCACGATCGACAGCACCTATCCGCCGCGCGGGCTGGCAGCCGGCCGCCTGAACGGCCGGACGGTTGTCGCGATCACCGGGATGTTCGAGCCGTTCACGCTCTGGGACCTAGAGTCCGGCACGGCGATGGCGAGCCCGGCTCTCGGCGTGCAGGTCGGCGAGGCGGCACAGGCCTGGATCACCACTGCCGCCGGCCCTTCCATGGTCACCGTGCACGAGGCTCGGGTACGGGTGCACCACCTGCTGACCGGCACGACCACCGACCAGCAGGCCGACATTGCGGAGCCGGTGACCGCATTGGCCGCGACCGAGTCGGCGAAGGTGGCCATTGCGCGTACCGATTGCAGCGTGTCTGTCATCGACGTCCGGAGCGGGAAGGAGGACGGTCGGCTCACGCTGCCGTACCCCGCTGCTGCTCTTGCCTGGGCGCCCGCAGGGCGGCTGATCATCGCCTGCCGGCGCGACCTCTGGTGTGCCGAACTGCCAGCCATCTGAGTTCCCGCACGTCAGCTCGCACCGAGGCATTCGCGCGCGGCGACGGTCAGCGCGGTGACCGCGGTGCGGACGGTGGCCATGTCGGGGGCGAAGCGGGCGGTGTGATTGCCGGGGACACCGCGCAGCTTCTCCTCGGGCAACTCGCCGGGCGCCGCGTCCCAAACCGGTAGGGAAGTGGCGCCGAGGAACCAGTACGCGTACGGGATCCCGTCGGCGCCGAACCGGGGGAAGTCCTCGCTCGCCATCAGGGCCGGGTAGTCGAGGACCGAAGCCGGGCCGAACATTTCGCGGTGCGCTGCGCGTACCCGAGCCACGGTCTTCTCGTCGTTGCACAGGGTGGGAAAGTCGCCGGAGATCAGGATGCGCGGTGGCCGCGGGCAGCCGGAGGCTGCGCACTCGGCGTCGGCGATGCGGCGCACGGCCGCCAGAATCCGATCGCGTACGTGCTGCGCCTGCGTGCGTAAGTTGAGGGTGAGAACCGCCTCGTCCGGGATGACGTTCGCCCGGGTGCCGGCATGCATGCGGCCGACCGTCAGCACCGCCGGCTCGCCGGCCCCGATCTCGCGGGACACCACGGTCTGCAAGCGCGTCACCAGGTAGGCGGCGGTGACCACCGGATCCACACAGGTCTCCGGCATCGACCCGTGCCCACCCTGCCCGAAGATCCGGATCTCGACGTCGAGGGCCGCGGACATCATCAGCCCGGCGCGATGCCCCACGGTCGACACCGGCGCCGGGCCCACGTGCTGCCCGAGGATCACGTCCGGGCGCGGGAACCGCTCGAACAGCCCGTCGGCGAGCATCGCGGCCGCACCCTGCGCGGTCTCCTCACCCGGCTGCCCGACCGCGAGCAGAGTTCCGGACCATTCGGTACGCGCGCCGGCCAGCACCGCGACCGCCCCGGCCAGGCCGGTGATATGCAGGTCGTGCCCGCACGCATGCATCACGCCGGGCACAGTGCTGGCGTACGGGAGTCCGGTCTCCTCATTGATCGGCAGCGCGTCCATGTCGGCGCGCAGCATCACCGTCGGCCCGTCGCCGTTGCGCAGGATCCCTGCGACGCCGGTGCCGCCGATGCCCTCGGTGGTGTCCATGCCGGCGGCGCGCAGCTGGCCGGCGAGTTTGCTGGCGGTCCGGTGTTCCTGCATGGAGAGTTCGGGATGGGCGTGCAGGTCCCGATAGAAATTGACGAGAGTCATGTCGTTGATTCGCGCCGGGCGCCGCCGCGGATGATCCGGCGGCGCCCTCATGCGTCTCCGAGATCATCCGCGGTCGGCCTGCGCTTGCGCTTGGGTGATCATCCGCGGTCGGCCTGCGCTTGCGCTTGGGTGATCATCCGCGGTCGGCCTGCGCTTGCGCTTGGGTGATCATCCGCGGCTGGCCTGCGCTTGGGTGATCATCTACGGTCGGCCGAGCCTATGTGCCGGCGTCGTCGTCCTCTTCGGCCGCGGGCGGCCGGGGTGGCCGGCCCGCGGCTCGCAGCGCGGTGCGCAGGGCGTACTCGATCTGCGCGTTGACGCTGCGCAGGTCGTCGGCGGCCCAGCGCGCGATCGCGTCGTAGACCTGGGGGTCCAGGCGCAGCAGAAGCTTCTTGCGTTCAGGCATGAGGCACCAGCTTCTCGCGGTCAGGCACGTGGCCGGCGGCTCAGTACAGGGTTCCCGTGTTCACCACCGGCTGCGCGGCGCGGTCACCGCAGAGAACGACGAGAAGGTTCGCGACCATCTGCGCCTTCCGCTCCTCGTCCAGATCGACGACATGTTCGGCCCGGAGCTTGTCCAGCGCGCCGGACACCATCCCGACCGCGCCTTCCACGATCTTGGCGCGGGCGCCGACGATCGCCGCGGCCTGCTGCCGGGCCAGCATCGCCTGGGCGATCTCCGGCGCGTACGCGAGATGCGTGATCCGCGACTCGATGACCTCGACGCCGGCGAGCGCGACCCGCTCGCTGAGCTCGGTCGTCAGTTCGTCGCTGACCACCGCGGAGTCACGCAGGCTGGGCCGTCCGCTGTCGTGCGAGTCGTACGGGTAGCTGGTCGCCAGATGCCGCACCGCCGCCTCCGCCTGCACGGCGACATAGGCGAGGTAGTCGTCGACCGCGAAACTCGCCTTGGCAGTGTCGACGACTCGGCAGACGACCACGGCCGCGATCTCCACGGGGTTGCCGTCGGCGTCGGAGACCTTCAGCCGGTCGGTCTCGAAGTTCCGCACGCGCAGGGTGACCTTGTGCTTGGTCGTCAACGGGACGGTCCAGTGGAAGCCGGGCTCCCGGATGCTGCCGAGGTAGCGCCCGAAGAACTGGACGACCTGCGACTCGTTCGGGTCGATGACGGTCAGGCCGGTGAACACCGCGGTGGTCACCAGCAGCCAGACGGCGCCTATCCCGATCATGACCGCCGGGTTCTGCTCCGAGCCGATGATGCCGGCGACGCCGGCCAGCGTGAGCAGCAGCCAGCCGCTCAATGCCACAAAGCCCGAGGTACGGAAGACAGTACGTTCCACAACGCCTCCCCGCGTGTATCAAAGTGATATCACCAAGATACCAGGCGCGGCCAAGCGCAAGATCGCGGTGGCGGGTCCTCCGCCGGGCGGCGACCATGATCAGGTGACCAACTTCCGCGCGCAGGCCCGCCTTGTCCGTTCCGGCGGGCTCACCCCACGCGAGCGCCGCTACGCGCTGCGGGAGTGCGTCTACCACTGCGCGCCGTACGGCTTCACCGCCACATGGCAGCATCTGGTCACCTCGGCCGGCATCCCCCGCAATCCCGCGTATGACCCGGACTCGCTCACCCGGGCCATCGGCGAACTGGAAGAGGCCAGGGAGCTGGTGCTTCCCCGGATGCGCCTCCATGCCGCGGAACGTCGTCGCCTGAAGGCGGCCGGCCGGCGCTTCCCCGTCGCTCCGGACCCCTGGAATTCCTGGGGCTGGCACCGGATCGCCTACTGCCCCGATGCCGACCTGCGTCCGCCGGGCACGCTCGCGCAGGTCGTCCGCAAGGTCCTCGACGCCCACGCCGCCGGCATCGACGCCGGCGCGCAGTGCCTGGTGTGCGACACCGAGCGCCCCGAGCCCCACCTGGCCTGCCGGGTTTGCGGCGTGGCGCCCAACGGCCGCTGACGAGCGGCCCGCGGCTCGTGGCGAGCGGCCCGCGGCTCGTGGCGTGCGGCCCGCGGCTCGTGGCGTGCGGCCCGCGGCCCGCGGCCCGCGGCTCGTGGCGTGCGGAGGAGTGCTGGAGGTCGCACGCGCCCTACGGCGGTCAGCACCCCGCAGTGCGCTGACGGCTGGATCAGCTGGTGAGTCGGGTGACGGCCTCCCGCAGGTGGTCGCGCAGCGCATCGTCCTGCCAGACGTAGTCCATGAAGCCGTGGCGGATCACCCGCTCGTCTCGCTCGGCGAGATCCTGCAGGGTCGGCACCGCTGAGACCGCGCCCAGTTCGACGATCAGGTCGACCGCGTCGTGGCGGCCCGAGTCCTGGACCATGGCCAGCAAGGCCGGCGCCAGATCGTCCGCGGGCGTGCCGAGCTGCCACAGCGCACGGGCCGCGTCCAAGCGGCCCCAACCTGGGCTCGACCGGCCGTCGCCGGTGAACAGGCGTTGCAGACCGGGAATGAGCCGCGGGTCGGGGATGGCCGCGGCGAGACGGGCCGCATAGTTGTCGAACTTGCCGTCGAGGACCGCAGTAACGGTCGGCAGCGCTTCCTCCGGGTCGCCGGTGGCTCTCCAGAGGACCTCCGCGATCGCGATCCGGTCCTCGTCGGTGAGGGAAGAAGCCGAGTCGTCAACGGCCGAGCCAGCCGTAGCGGCGCCAACGAAATCAGAGCCGGCAGAAGACCCGGTCAATCGCGCCCGCAGGTGAGGGACCAAGGCGGCCACCGCGGTGCCCGCCGCGGATACGTACCGCAAATCCCAGGGGCAGACGTGCTCGCATCGGGCGTCGTGGGCCAGCACGGCGCCGACCAGCGCTTCAGCGTCGCCGGTCAGGCGCCACACCGCGTGGCCCGCCCGGATGTCTCCATCAGCGGCAAGCTCCCGCAAAGCCGGCACGGCCGGAAGCGCCGCCGAACCGATCGCCACCAGCGCGTCGGCCGCGACTCCTCGCGCCCGTGGGTAGGCGGCGACAATGTCCGGCACCGCGTCCCCGGCCGCCGGGCCCCACCGGCGCAGGAGCTGGACGAGATCGGTAGCGCGGTCGCCAGCCGCCAGCCGGGTCCGAACCACCGAAAGGACCTCCGCATCGAAGGCCGGCGGGTGCGAGGCGAACAAAGTGGCCGCGGACGGATCACGACCCTCAGCCCATATCGCCAGGGCCGGCTGCTTCCATCCAGGAGAGCCGAGCCGAACCAGGATCTCCAGCGCGGTCTCGTCGCCGTCCAAGGCGATCTCGGTGAGCCGACCGGCCAGCGCCGCCACCGGCCGCCCCGCCGCCCGGGCCGCGCCGACCGCGGCAGCCCGAACCTCGGGATCGGGATCCTCCAACAATGGGGCAAGCCGGGACATCAGCTCGACCGGCGCGGACCTGAGCAGCTCGAACCGGTGCCGGAGACCTTCGGCGGCTCCGACCCGCGCAGCCTTGAACAGGCTCTCGGCGAGCATGTCGACCAGCGCCCCGGTGCCCTCGTTGTCGAGCAGCCGTGTGACGTCAGCGGGGCATCCTCTGACCTCATCGCTCCACGGCCCCCGCCACACCTCACCCCTCTCATAGGCGGCCGCGGCTGCCGGGCTCAACGGCAATCCGGCTCGCGCCAGCACATACGCACCGGCAGCGGGAACGGGGAACGGTTCAGTCAGCGGACCCGGCGAGGGCGCTTCCTCGTACCGAGTCATGGCCAGCAGCAGTGAGGCCCGCACCGCCGGCACCGACTCCACCGCGTGGCGCGCCCGAAGGGCGGCCGCGTGCTGTGGCCCACTGTGGGCGAGCGCGAAGGCTGCACCCTCCCGAACCGCCGGATCCGGATCGCCGAGGCAGGGCAGCAGCCGCTCACTGACCGCGGAGACCGCGGCCCGGACCTCCGGCCGCACCTCGTCAGGGCTGCGTGCCGGATCGCACAGCTGCCCGAGCGTGGTCAGCAGATCGGCGCGGCCGTGCGTCTCTGGTCGCGCGGCCAGCTCGACCAGGAACGGCGCCGCGACGACCGTCGCCGGATAGACGCTGCCCTGATGCTGCAGGCTGGACCAGAACTCGAATCGCCCGTCGGCTGCCACCTGTGGATCCGCCGAGGCGATGTCGCGCAGGATGACCGGCGTCTCGGTCGCCGGCCCGTAGGCGCCCTCGAACCGCGCCCACTCGATCTCGTCCCATCCGGTGCTCACTGCGACACCGTACGAGCCCCCTCTGACACTTTCCGGGCCCGTTCACCGGTGTGACA is part of the Actinoplanes sp. NBC_00393 genome and harbors:
- a CDS encoding response regulator transcription factor, producing the protein MIRVLLADDEAIMRAGLRMLLSDEADMEVVGEAADGNEAVRQVEKLQPDVVLMDARMPGLDGIGAARQIAEKHPGVRVLVLTTFDEEVLVDGALRAGVAGFLLKVSPPEQLLDALREVAAGRGLLDPAVVPRIITRYAGTPQARRRDPALDQLTPREAEVLALVGRGLSNTEIAAALHLGETTVKTHLGRALDKLGLRDRAKAIAYAYSSGLIIPGEG
- a CDS encoding DUF1203 domain-containing protein, which codes for MSYRIDAIPSSVLDEVRASGLDASGNPAEGVMASGGEPLRCCHRDATAGEDLILFGYEPPLPASPYREIGAVFTHAAPCAGPPSDSRYPAAWRGRPQILRAYDARGWIHPATRVDDGTDPEAAIEAILADPAVTLIHTRNVAYGCFMLAIVPDR
- a CDS encoding WD40 repeat domain-containing protein, whose product is MRIVWTTDQGPDPALRQVFRAAQPSAVAAAVVDGREVVVTLVDEHEDFDCELGELHFERCPEPGLRVWDRATGTLIRTVSGVCDNGTGYPALLAVVEMDGHPLAVVGDWARPPKLVDLAAGRRIGSLAGHDDTVQVQGIAVDGTVVVTAGWDGVLRSTDLSTGRTQAIHTGERMNAVAVVRIDGRPVAVAGRDTLSLWDVADGSRLGVLEPAGDSAITALATWPAAGPAAHAGPPAAGLPAAAGPGGPRAAVGSDGPRAATSARSLSPETGSGGLVAARDTGGGIVVWDIATGRQRRLGIGPLRLPGDIAAVTGLGGERLVAVDDGEAIAVWDVDAGTPLRAPLTGPVSQARLTAAGPGTLLAGSATDDMVSVWHLGADSAGDDRVPVFELEADSAADDIVSERQLEAAPSGGATDIRCLAVTPDGWVVAGGSDGVLRRWRAADGQPDPVAAGKLPGRVNVVRAVENSGRVQLVAAGGDLHGVQDGLLHRWVDGRAAPPVEVDHRGEVKIIVPYGPLLLTGGTDGLIHVIDLRTGQRQATIDSTYPPRGLAAGRLNGRTVVAITGMFEPFTLWDLESGTAMASPALGVQVGEAAQAWITTAAGPSMVTVHEARVRVHHLLTGTTTDQQADIAEPVTALAATESAKVAIARTDCSVSVIDVRSGKEDGRLTLPYPAAALAWAPAGRLIIACRRDLWCAELPAI
- a CDS encoding amidohydrolase, with amino-acid sequence MTLVNFYRDLHAHPELSMQEHRTASKLAGQLRAAGMDTTEGIGGTGVAGILRNGDGPTVMLRADMDALPINEETGLPYASTVPGVMHACGHDLHITGLAGAVAVLAGARTEWSGTLLAVGQPGEETAQGAAAMLADGLFERFPRPDVILGQHVGPAPVSTVGHRAGLMMSAALDVEIRIFGQGGHGSMPETCVDPVVTAAYLVTRLQTVVSREIGAGEPAVLTVGRMHAGTRANVIPDEAVLTLNLRTQAQHVRDRILAAVRRIADAECAASGCPRPPRILISGDFPTLCNDEKTVARVRAAHREMFGPASVLDYPALMASEDFPRFGADGIPYAYWFLGATSLPVWDAAPGELPEEKLRGVPGNHTARFAPDMATVRTAVTALTVAARECLGAS
- a CDS encoding SPFH domain-containing protein encodes the protein MERTVFRTSGFVALSGWLLLTLAGVAGIIGSEQNPAVMIGIGAVWLLVTTAVFTGLTVIDPNESQVVQFFGRYLGSIREPGFHWTVPLTTKHKVTLRVRNFETDRLKVSDADGNPVEIAAVVVCRVVDTAKASFAVDDYLAYVAVQAEAAVRHLATSYPYDSHDSGRPSLRDSAVVSDELTTELSERVALAGVEVIESRITHLAYAPEIAQAMLARQQAAAIVGARAKIVEGAVGMVSGALDKLRAEHVVDLDEERKAQMVANLLVVLCGDRAAQPVVNTGTLY